In one Brienomyrus brachyistius isolate T26 chromosome 7, BBRACH_0.4, whole genome shotgun sequence genomic region, the following are encoded:
- the LOC125746495 gene encoding claudin-5-like, producing MISACIETLGLGLCVLGTLLVMVSCGLPMWKVTAFIGSNIVVSQNIWDGLWMSCAVQSTGQMQCKTYDSVLALSTDVQTARALTVISSVMGVVGLMITVAGAQCTNCIKAEALKARVVNAGGVAYIISGLLVLVPLCWIANNIIVAFYDQNVPMGQKREIGASIYIGWAATAVLLSGGAILCCSCPNKNTAYAVKYPPPPKSIMQNGDYDKKNYV from the coding sequence ATGATTTCTGCTTGCATAGAAACCCTTGGTTTAGGACTTTGCGTCCTTGGCACTCTCTTGGTGATGGTGTCCTGCGGTCTGCCCATGTGGAAAGTGACAGCCTTCATCGGAAGCAACATCGTGGTCTCTCAAAACATTTGGGATGGACTGTGGATGTCGTGCGCTGTCCAGAGCACCGGACAAATGCAGTGCAAGACGTACGACTCGGTGCTCGCCTTAAGCACAGACGTACAGACCGCCCGGGCCCTCACCGTTATCTCGTCGGTGATGGGCGTGGTGGGGCTGATGATCACCGTGGCCGGCGCGCAGTGCACCAACTGCATCAAGGCAGAAGCGCTGAAAGCCAGGGTCGTCAACGCTGGTGGCGTCGCTTACATCATCAGCGGGCTCTTGGTTCTGGTGCCTTTGTGTTGGATCGCTAATAATATAATTGTGGCCTTCTACGACCAGAACGTCCCGATGGGACAAAAACGAGAGATCGGAGCCTCGATTTACATCGGATGGGCCGCCACTGCAGTCCTGCTCTCCGGAGGAGCCATACTGTGCTGTTCCTGCCCGAACAAAAACACCGCTTACGCGGTTAAATATCCCCCACCGCCGAAAAGTATAATGCAGAACGGGGACTATGATAAGAAGAATTACGTTTAG